A genomic window from Yarrowia lipolytica chromosome 1D, complete sequence includes:
- a CDS encoding uncharacterized protein (Compare to YALI0D12661g, weakly similar to uniprot|P00175 Saccharomyces cerevisiae YML054c CYB2 lactate dehydrogenase cytochrome b2) — protein MPITQKILSLSDLEAAAMPYAEKAPRDYWETGSNDLLTLAENQNAFNYLKIRARAMRGVGTIDISPKVELFGRKFRAPIGVAPSAYHQMADDSGECGTAAACQARNWPMGLSSFSNKPLEEVREAGPDAALFFQLYVFKNKKTSENLVKKAEKAGFKAIALTVDTPYLGNRYADVRNNFKLPSHLSARNFEGTTDQPIDNAAEADSWARKIFNGEECPPDANVVDPDINWAETIPWLRSITNMQIWVKGVVTAEDTHAAIEAGVDGIWVSNHGGRQLDSGLATIDALPEVVEAAAGRVPIHIDGGIRRGGDVFKCLALGADFVWLGRPAIWGLKYDGQAGVELMEQIIEDDLKLTMALAGTKTVAEINRSCLVRIGPAIVKL, from the coding sequence aTGCCTATCACCCAGAAGATTCTGTCGCTCAGCGATCTGGAGGCCGCGGCCATGCCCTACGCCGAAAAGGCGCCTCGAGACTACTGGGAAACCGGATCCAACGATCTGCTGACTCTGGCAGAGAACCAAAACGCCTTCAACTACCTCAAGATCCGGGCCCGAGCCATGCGGGGCGTCGGCACCATTGACATCTCGCCCAAGGTGGAGCTGTTTGGCCGAAAGTTCCGTGCCCCCATCGGTGTGGCCCCCTCAGCCTACCACCAGATGGCGGATGATTCCGGCGAGTGTGGCACAGCTGCGGCTTGTCAGGCCCGAAACTGGCCCATGGGACTTTCCTCTTTCTCCAACAAGCCTCTGGAGGAAGTCCGAGAGGCTGGACCTGATGCAgctctcttcttccagctctACGTgttcaagaacaagaagacgTCAGAGAAcctggtcaagaaggccgaaAAGGCCGGCTTCAAGGCCATTGCGCTGACCGTCGACACTCCCTACCTCGGAAACCGATACGCCGACGTGCGAAACAACTTCAAGCTGCCATCGCATCTCTCTGCCCGAAACTTCGAGGGCACCACCGACCAGCCTATTGACAACGCCGCCGAGGCCGACTCGTGGGCCCGAAAGATCTTCAACGGCGAGGAGTGTCCCCCCGACGCCAACGTGGTCGACCCCGATATCAACTGGGCCGAAACCATCCCTTGGCTGCGatccatcaccaacatgcAGATCTGGGTCAAGGGAGTCGTGACTGCCGAGGACACCCATGCCGCCATTGAGGCCGGCGTGGACGGAATCTGGGTCTCCAACCACGGTGGCCGACAGCTGGACTCCGGTCTGGCCACCATTGACGCTCTCCCCGAGGTGGTCGAGGCCGCTGCTGGCCGAGTCCCCATCCACATTGACGGAGGCatccgacgaggaggagacgtGTTCAAATGCCTTGCTCTGGGCGCCGATTTCGTGTGGCTGGGCCGACCTGCCATCTGGGGTCTCAAGTACGACGGCCAGGCCGGCGTGGAGCTCATGGAGCAGATCATCGAGGACGATCTTAAGCTCAccatggctctggctgGCACCAAGACCGTGGCCGAGATCAACCGAAGCTGTCTGGTTCGAATCGGACCCGCC